One genomic window of Salvia miltiorrhiza cultivar Shanhuang (shh) chromosome 4, IMPLAD_Smil_shh, whole genome shotgun sequence includes the following:
- the LOC131020681 gene encoding E3 ubiquitin-protein ligase At1g63170-like isoform X1, whose protein sequence is MSSSADSPSPAAVDTTPLLADQIFRARRRPRFLRRPPSLRGAANFLRRASSRSRAMREPSVRVREAATDQIEERQSDWAYSKPIVILDLVWNIAFVIVSISVLIMSRNETPSMPLRLWTVGYALQCVLHAVCVCWEYKKRYSEQNLEVSDGAQLGHSRNYSNSSSGSDDVDSGGYFSDHRQSDDEASVAKHLESANTMFSFIWWIIGFYWVSAGGQSLTSEAPQLYWLCITFLAFDVFFVVICVAVACVIGLAVCCCLPCIIAILYAVADQEGATKDDIERLPKYKFRKIGDFEKQSGEIQGSFGGIMTEFDTDSPIEHVLPLEDAVCYYFNIVAFANQIDELYSMHALVFNHLSYRHPLLLDRGIGKLNHSLSLRCRYTALLWNPSASD, encoded by the exons ATGTCGTCCAGCGCCGACTCCCCGTCCCCCGCCGCCGTCGATACGACGCCGTTACTCGCCGACCAGATCTTCCGCGCCCGCCGCCGCCCCCGCTTCCTCCGCCGACCACCCAGCCTCCGCGGCGCCGCTAACTTCCTCCGTCGCGCCAGCAGCCGGAGCCGCGCCATGCGCGAGCCCTCTGTCCGCGTCCGAGAAGCAGCCACCGATCAAATCGAGGAGCGGCAGAGTGATTGGGCTTACTCTAAGCCGATAGTGATTTTAGACCTCGTTTGGAACATCGCCTTCGTAATCGTCTCGATTTCGGTGCTGATTATGAGCCGGAACGAGACGCCCTCGATGCCGTTAAGGCTCTGGACTGTGGGTTACGCGCTGCAGTGCGTTCTCCACGCAGTGTGTGTTTGCTGGGAGTATAAGAAGAGGTACTCGGAGCAGAATTTGGAAGTGAGCGACGGAGCTCAATTAGGGCACAGTCGGAATTACTCGAATTCGAGCTCCGGAAGTGATGACGTGGATTCTGGCGGTTATTTTTCCGATCATCGGCAGAGTGATGATGAAGCTAG CGTTGCTAAGCATCTGGAGTCTGCAAATACTATGTTCTCATTTATTTGGTGGATAATTGGTTTCTACTGGGTCTCTGCTGGTGGCCAAAGTCTGACTAGTGAAGCACCTCAGCTTTACTG GTTGTGCATAACATTTTTGGCGTTCGATGTGTTTTTTGTTGTCATTTGCGTTGCTGTAGCGTGTGTTATTGGACTTGCTGTTTGCTGCTGTCTACCTTGTATCATTGCAATCTTATATGCTGTTGCCGACCAG GAGGGAGCTACTAAGGATGACATTGAGAGACTACCTAAATACAAATTTCGGAAAATTGGTGATTTTGAGAAGCAAAGTGGTGAAATTCAAGGATCATTTGGTGGAATAATGACTGAATTCGACACCGACTCACCCATTGAGCATGTCCTTCCTCTAGAGGATGCTGTATGTTATTACTTCAACATTGTTGCTTTTGCAAACCAGATTGATGAGTTATATTCTATGCATGCTTTGGTGTTCAACCATTTATCATACAGACACCCCCTGCTTCTGGATCGTGGCATCGGCAAACTTAaccatagtttgagtttgaggtgTCGTTATACTGCATTACTTTGGAATCCATCTGCTTCTGACTAA
- the LOC131020681 gene encoding E3 ubiquitin-protein ligase At1g12760-like isoform X2, which translates to MSSSADSPSPAAVDTTPLLADQIFRARRRPRFLRRPPSLRGAANFLRRASSRSRAMREPSVRVREAATDQIEERQSDWAYSKPIVILDLVWNIAFVIVSISVLIMSRNETPSMPLRLWTVGYALQCVLHAVCVCWEYKKRYSEQNLEVSDGAQLGHSRNYSNSSSGSDDVDSGGYFSDHRQSDDEASVAKHLESANTMFSFIWWIIGFYWVSAGGQSLTSEAPQLYWLCITFLAFDVFFVVICVAVACVIGLAVCCCLPCIIAILYAVADQEGATKDDIERLPKYKFRKIGDFEKQSGEIQGSFGGIMTEFDTDSPIEHVLPLEDAECCICLCAYDDGTELRELPCAHHFHAACIDKWLYMNATCPLCKFNILKNGNLSGSEEA; encoded by the exons ATGTCGTCCAGCGCCGACTCCCCGTCCCCCGCCGCCGTCGATACGACGCCGTTACTCGCCGACCAGATCTTCCGCGCCCGCCGCCGCCCCCGCTTCCTCCGCCGACCACCCAGCCTCCGCGGCGCCGCTAACTTCCTCCGTCGCGCCAGCAGCCGGAGCCGCGCCATGCGCGAGCCCTCTGTCCGCGTCCGAGAAGCAGCCACCGATCAAATCGAGGAGCGGCAGAGTGATTGGGCTTACTCTAAGCCGATAGTGATTTTAGACCTCGTTTGGAACATCGCCTTCGTAATCGTCTCGATTTCGGTGCTGATTATGAGCCGGAACGAGACGCCCTCGATGCCGTTAAGGCTCTGGACTGTGGGTTACGCGCTGCAGTGCGTTCTCCACGCAGTGTGTGTTTGCTGGGAGTATAAGAAGAGGTACTCGGAGCAGAATTTGGAAGTGAGCGACGGAGCTCAATTAGGGCACAGTCGGAATTACTCGAATTCGAGCTCCGGAAGTGATGACGTGGATTCTGGCGGTTATTTTTCCGATCATCGGCAGAGTGATGATGAAGCTAG CGTTGCTAAGCATCTGGAGTCTGCAAATACTATGTTCTCATTTATTTGGTGGATAATTGGTTTCTACTGGGTCTCTGCTGGTGGCCAAAGTCTGACTAGTGAAGCACCTCAGCTTTACTG GTTGTGCATAACATTTTTGGCGTTCGATGTGTTTTTTGTTGTCATTTGCGTTGCTGTAGCGTGTGTTATTGGACTTGCTGTTTGCTGCTGTCTACCTTGTATCATTGCAATCTTATATGCTGTTGCCGACCAG GAGGGAGCTACTAAGGATGACATTGAGAGACTACCTAAATACAAATTTCGGAAAATTGGTGATTTTGAGAAGCAAAGTGGTGAAATTCAAGGATCATTTGGTGGAATAATGACTGAATTCGACACCGACTCACCCATTGAGCATGTCCTTCCTCTAGAGGATGCT GAATGCTGCATTTGCCTCTGTGCTTACGACGATGGAACTGAACTGCGGGAGCTCCCTTGCGCCCACCACTTTCACGCGGCTTGTATAGACAAGTGGCTGTACATGAACGCCACCTGCCCTCTCTGCAAGTTCAACATACTCAAAAATGGCAACCTAAGTGGTAGTGAAGAAGCATGA